A window of Mucilaginibacter sp. PAMC 26640 contains these coding sequences:
- a CDS encoding glycosidase — translation MTDFKLHRLGIIMASEPGNEMEAEGVLNPAAVRGPDGELYLFPRMVAKGNYSRIGIAKVIFNELGDPIGVKRLGLALEPQADYEMRPGGGGCEDPRITYFEPLKEYVMTYTAFSANGPRIALATSKDLFHWTRLGLADFADYKYIQFNNVNNKDACIFPKAMISPHGHPSMIMLHRPLFPGTSPEDIMHDPVDRRIRDHHECIWISYSHLHKKENRVEGQLEEFESNSPLALPEAPWEKIKIGAGPPPVLTKYGWLLIYHGVHVTRTLSDDPHNLVYAAGVMILDIDHPERILYRSLTPILSPETVSERAGQVDNVIFPTGIDRRDDLGMPNRFDIYYGMADNCIGVARLTLPDELPKR, via the coding sequence ATGACTGATTTTAAATTGCATCGCCTTGGAATCATCATGGCATCGGAGCCCGGAAACGAAATGGAAGCAGAAGGAGTTTTAAATCCGGCAGCTGTTCGCGGTCCGGATGGCGAATTATATTTATTTCCCAGGATGGTTGCGAAAGGGAACTATTCAAGGATCGGCATTGCAAAAGTGATATTTAATGAACTTGGCGATCCTATCGGTGTCAAAAGGCTGGGGCTTGCTTTAGAACCTCAGGCTGATTACGAGATGAGACCCGGAGGCGGGGGCTGCGAAGATCCGCGGATCACCTATTTCGAGCCGTTGAAAGAGTATGTTATGACTTACACCGCTTTCTCCGCCAACGGCCCAAGAATTGCTCTGGCCACCTCTAAAGATCTTTTCCATTGGACACGTTTAGGGCTTGCTGATTTTGCCGACTACAAATACATTCAATTTAATAACGTCAACAATAAAGATGCCTGTATCTTCCCTAAAGCTATGATCAGTCCTCATGGTCATCCATCTATGATCATGCTGCACCGGCCACTTTTCCCTGGTACATCGCCGGAGGACATTATGCATGACCCTGTAGACAGGCGAATAAGGGATCATCATGAGTGTATATGGATCTCCTACAGCCATTTGCATAAAAAAGAAAATCGGGTAGAAGGTCAATTAGAAGAGTTTGAATCTAATAGTCCGCTGGCATTACCAGAGGCGCCATGGGAAAAAATTAAAATAGGAGCCGGCCCCCCCCCGGTTTTAACTAAATATGGCTGGCTGCTGATCTACCACGGTGTTCACGTGACCCGCACCCTTTCCGACGATCCGCATAACCTGGTTTATGCTGCAGGGGTTATGATCCTTGATATTGATCATCCCGAGCGGATACTTTACCGGTCTTTAACCCCTATACTCAGCCCCGAAACAGTTAGCGAGCGTGCCGGACAGGTTGACAACGTTATATTTCCTACGGGAATTGACCGGCGCGATGACTTGGGCATGCCGAACAGGTTTGATATTTACTATGGGATGGCTGATAATTGTATTGGCGTTGCCAGGCTAACGCTACCTGATGAACTCCCGAAAAGATGA
- a CDS encoding phosphate ABC transporter substrate-binding protein: MNKSVITYLPYLFIALFASCSDAGKSIKVKGSDTEVNLAVSLAENFYKVHQDFSVAISGGGSGLGIASLLNGQTDIANSSRPLNAEELSLLKVKGVPIRTIIFAEDATAFIVHRDFPLDVIDIATLTKILSGQFKSWKPLTGQDIPISIYGRQSNSGTHSFISKKLNIQFSRDAKEMNGNAQIVEGIKHDRSGIGYVGAGYILHNAREQPVKVLKIMLKTGSTAISPLDVKAISAGLYYFQRPLYQFIPVASWNKVAAFIAFEKSPAGQKIITTAGYYLIPIKP; encoded by the coding sequence ATGAATAAGTCTGTCATAACTTACCTACCGTACTTATTTATTGCTTTGTTTGCTTCCTGCAGCGATGCCGGAAAATCAATTAAAGTTAAGGGCTCGGATACCGAGGTTAACTTAGCCGTAAGCCTTGCCGAAAATTTTTACAAGGTACATCAGGATTTCAGCGTGGCAATTTCCGGGGGCGGGTCTGGCTTAGGTATTGCATCGCTGCTTAACGGGCAAACTGATATTGCCAATTCATCGCGCCCATTAAATGCCGAAGAGCTATCTCTGCTAAAGGTTAAAGGTGTACCTATCCGGACGATAATTTTCGCAGAAGACGCTACAGCCTTTATTGTTCACCGGGATTTTCCGCTGGATGTTATTGATATCGCAACGCTAACCAAAATTCTAAGCGGACAATTTAAATCATGGAAACCGCTTACGGGGCAGGATATTCCTATCAGTATTTATGGGCGGCAAAGCAATTCAGGAACACATTCTTTTATCAGCAAAAAGTTAAACATTCAATTTAGCCGGGATGCCAAGGAAATGAACGGCAATGCCCAGATCGTAGAAGGCATAAAGCACGACCGATCGGGCATTGGGTATGTTGGCGCGGGGTATATACTACACAATGCAAGGGAACAGCCTGTCAAAGTATTAAAGATCATGTTAAAAACCGGAAGTACTGCGATATCGCCTTTAGATGTAAAAGCAATTTCAGCGGGACTGTACTATTTTCAGCGGCCGCTTTACCAGTTCATTCCGGTTGCATCCTGGAACAAGGTGGCAGCATTTATTGCGTTTGAAAAAAGCCCGGCGGGGCAAAAGATCATCACTACAGCAGGTTACTATCTTATCCCTATAAAGCCATGA
- a CDS encoding AI-2E family transporter, which produces MRDMPPTVKRAIELMGLFVLGTIIVTGSTIIMPLLMAFFFSLVLLPVFRFFKRLKLPEAIAVLLPILLLTIVLALIIWLFSSQVAALVADFPEIQRTVTKHLDSLSIWISNSFAYSSAEQLKFINTQSQKLFSSLGGLLSGAAGSLSGIVIFIGLLPIYIYLILLYRNLFLRFVLMWFKKEEYQTVEETVRQTENMVKSYLIGLLIQITYIIILLAGTLWAFGIQNALLIGIIFAFLNLIPYLGALIGNILGVLLTLASSESISDVLIVLAAISAVQLLDNNILMPRIVGSQIKINPLVSIVGIIIAGTMAGISGMFLAMPVLSILKIVFDHTGDYKQWGVLLGDDRPQKSRLNV; this is translated from the coding sequence ATCAGAGACATGCCGCCAACGGTTAAACGCGCAATAGAGTTAATGGGCCTATTTGTTCTGGGAACAATTATTGTGACCGGGAGTACGATTATTATGCCCCTTTTAATGGCATTTTTCTTCAGCCTGGTGCTTTTGCCGGTTTTTCGTTTTTTTAAAAGATTAAAGCTGCCGGAAGCTATCGCGGTACTGCTGCCGATCCTTTTGCTGACTATTGTTTTGGCGTTGATCATCTGGTTGTTTTCCAGCCAGGTTGCAGCCTTGGTTGCAGACTTTCCAGAGATCCAACGAACTGTAACCAAACACCTCGATAGCTTAAGTATATGGATCAGCAATTCATTTGCCTATTCCTCCGCAGAACAGCTTAAGTTCATTAATACCCAAAGCCAAAAATTATTTAGTTCGCTGGGGGGGCTGCTGAGTGGTGCAGCAGGTTCACTATCGGGGATTGTTATATTTATCGGGTTATTACCCATCTACATTTACCTGATCCTTTTGTACAGAAATCTTTTTTTAAGGTTTGTGCTGATGTGGTTTAAAAAAGAAGAATACCAAACTGTAGAGGAAACCGTCCGTCAGACTGAAAACATGGTTAAAAGTTACCTCATTGGTTTACTGATACAGATCACATACATTATCATCCTGCTTGCCGGGACACTTTGGGCGTTTGGTATTCAAAACGCTTTATTGATAGGGATCATCTTTGCCTTCCTGAACCTTATCCCATACCTGGGGGCATTGATAGGCAATATCCTTGGGGTTTTATTAACGCTTGCCTCCTCAGAAAGCATTTCCGATGTATTGATCGTTTTAGCGGCTATCTCTGCTGTACAACTGCTTGATAACAATATTCTGATGCCGCGTATCGTTGGCTCGCAGATCAAAATTAATCCGCTGGTCTCTATCGTCGGGATCATCATTGCCGGAACTATGGCCGGTATATCAGGTATGTTCCTGGCTATGCCTGTACTTTCTATATTAAAAATAGTATTTGACCACACCGGGGATTATAAACAATGGGGTGTATTACTGGGCGATGACCGGCCCCAAAAGAGCCGGCTTAATGTTTAA
- a CDS encoding haloacid dehalogenase has translation MVIDNFKTEGLTDLEVEASRLKYGSNSLTFKKENGFIDALKGLAKEPMVILLLVTSGIYFISGKTGDGIFLAAAIILVAGISLFQDSRSRNALEQLKDFSQPVCKVIRNGAVKEIKSEEIVIGDSLMVDEGSSIPADGTILHSNDFSVNESILTGEALAVYKNLSATDPAIYHGTTVASGSAIVTVTAIGNQTRLGKIGKSLESIVEEKTPLELQINNFVKKMVIAGIIVFLIVWCINYIRSANVLESLIKALTLAMSILPEEIPVAFTTFMALGAWRLMKMGIVVKQMKTVETLGSASVICTDKTGTITENKMQLAKLYTPEQNIISSADGALTGAEKETISLAMWASEPLPFDPMEIALHEAYSKIAVVDDRPDYQMIHEYSLNGQPPMMTHLFQDHRGHRIIAAKGAPEAIMEVSNLQRKEKDKIALAIKQLSGEGYRVLAVGQTVFEGNDFPVTQQEFKFTFKGLVAFYDPPKKNIAKVLSGFYRAGIAVKVITGDNAETTRAIAGQIGLHGSEDGITGSELMKLSEGELGSKVESASIFSRMFPDAKLKIINALKAKNEIVAMIGDGVNDGPALKAAHIGIAMGQKGTEIAKQAASLILLKDDLSKLVDAVAMGRRIYANLKKAIQYIISIHIPIVLTVFIPLALGWIYPNIFSPVHIIFLELIMGPTCSIIYENEPMEKNTMLQKPRPFSATFFNWKELMTSVVQGLVITAGTLAIYQYAVRTGADEQLSRTMVFTCLIAANILLTLVNRSFFYSLLTTIRYKNNLVLLIICITVLITASLIYVKPFARFFGFEQLSLKQLTISVSAGFLSVTWFELLKWQKRLSAAKADKH, from the coding sequence ATGGTAATAGATAACTTTAAAACGGAAGGACTCACTGATCTTGAAGTGGAAGCATCCAGGTTGAAATATGGATCGAATAGCCTTACTTTTAAAAAAGAGAACGGATTTATTGATGCCTTGAAGGGGCTGGCGAAAGAACCCATGGTTATTTTGCTATTAGTTACATCGGGTATTTATTTTATCAGCGGCAAAACCGGCGATGGTATTTTTTTAGCTGCTGCCATAATACTGGTTGCCGGTATTTCTTTGTTTCAGGATTCACGCAGCCGCAACGCCCTGGAACAGCTCAAAGATTTTAGCCAGCCGGTGTGTAAGGTGATCCGGAACGGTGCCGTTAAAGAAATTAAAAGTGAAGAGATCGTAATTGGAGATAGCCTGATGGTTGATGAAGGGTCTTCCATTCCGGCAGACGGTACGATCCTCCACTCCAATGATTTCTCCGTTAATGAAAGCATTCTTACGGGTGAAGCATTAGCCGTCTATAAAAACCTCTCTGCCACCGATCCTGCAATTTATCACGGCACTACGGTGGCCAGCGGGTCGGCCATTGTAACCGTAACAGCCATTGGTAATCAAACCCGGCTGGGGAAGATCGGCAAAAGCCTGGAATCGATAGTGGAAGAAAAAACGCCACTGGAATTGCAGATCAACAATTTTGTTAAAAAAATGGTGATCGCCGGCATCATCGTCTTTCTGATCGTTTGGTGCATCAATTATATCCGCTCCGCAAATGTTTTAGAAAGCCTCATCAAAGCGCTTACGCTGGCCATGAGTATCCTGCCGGAAGAAATTCCCGTAGCTTTCACCACTTTTATGGCGCTGGGTGCCTGGCGGCTGATGAAGATGGGTATCGTTGTAAAGCAAATGAAAACCGTAGAAACGCTGGGCAGCGCCTCGGTGATCTGTACCGACAAAACCGGCACGATCACCGAGAACAAGATGCAATTGGCTAAACTTTACACGCCTGAACAAAACATCATTAGTTCTGCAGACGGCGCGCTGACCGGCGCGGAAAAGGAAACCATCTCCCTGGCCATGTGGGCTAGCGAGCCATTGCCATTCGACCCGATGGAAATTGCCCTGCATGAGGCGTATTCCAAAATAGCGGTTGTTGATGATCGTCCTGACTATCAAATGATCCATGAATATTCATTGAACGGGCAGCCCCCCATGATGACGCACCTTTTTCAAGATCACCGGGGTCATCGCATTATAGCCGCCAAAGGTGCGCCGGAAGCCATCATGGAGGTAAGTAATCTGCAGCGCAAGGAAAAAGACAAAATAGCGTTGGCTATCAAACAGTTATCCGGAGAAGGATACCGGGTGCTGGCTGTCGGACAAACCGTTTTTGAAGGAAACGATTTTCCGGTAACCCAGCAGGAATTCAAATTTACCTTTAAGGGGCTGGTTGCCTTTTATGATCCGCCTAAAAAGAATATCGCTAAAGTGCTTTCCGGGTTTTACCGTGCCGGTATTGCCGTGAAGGTAATTACCGGTGACAATGCAGAAACCACGAGGGCAATTGCCGGGCAAATTGGCCTCCATGGTTCCGAGGATGGAATAACAGGCAGTGAACTGATGAAGTTAAGTGAAGGCGAACTGGGGAGCAAAGTGGAATCGGCCAGTATATTCAGCCGGATGTTCCCGGATGCCAAGCTAAAGATCATCAATGCGTTGAAAGCAAAAAACGAGATAGTCGCAATGATTGGCGACGGGGTCAACGATGGACCGGCTTTAAAAGCGGCGCATATTGGTATTGCCATGGGGCAAAAAGGCACCGAGATCGCTAAACAGGCGGCGTCATTGATCCTGCTGAAAGACGATCTTTCGAAACTGGTTGACGCGGTAGCTATGGGGCGGCGCATTTATGCCAATCTGAAAAAGGCCATTCAGTATATCATATCCATTCATATTCCGATTGTGCTGACCGTTTTCATCCCGTTGGCATTAGGATGGATATATCCCAATATATTTTCGCCGGTTCATATTATCTTCCTGGAACTGATCATGGGGCCTACCTGTTCCATCATCTATGAGAATGAGCCCATGGAGAAGAACACCATGCTGCAAAAGCCAAGACCTTTCAGTGCCACATTCTTTAACTGGAAAGAATTAATGACCAGCGTTGTACAGGGATTGGTAATAACGGCGGGGACGCTGGCAATTTACCAATACGCAGTGCGTACCGGTGCCGATGAACAGCTTAGCCGCACCATGGTGTTTACATGCCTGATAGCTGCCAATATACTGCTTACATTGGTGAACCGATCGTTCTTCTATTCGCTGCTCACGACCATACGGTATAAAAACAATTTGGTTTTACTGATCATATGCATCACTGTACTTATTACAGCATCGTTGATCTACGTTAAACCATTTGCAAGGTTCTTTGGCTTCGAGCAGCTGAGCTTAAAGCAACTAACAATAAGTGTAAGTGCCGGCTTCCTATCGGTAACCTGGTTTGAACTTCTTAAATGGCAGAAACGACTGTCTGCCGCAAAGGCCGATAAACATTAA
- a CDS encoding cupin, which yields MKGFSAPIEAVVLENSNFRKVLYTSNHLQVVLMSLQPGEEIGEEIHNANDQFFRFESGSGRCIINGNIYNVKNGDAIVVPAGAKHNVINTDAENELKMYTIYAPPHHRDGIIRATKKDAEENPEKFEGTTTE from the coding sequence ATGAAAGGTTTTAGTGCACCAATTGAGGCCGTTGTATTGGAGAACAGTAATTTCCGCAAGGTATTATATACTAGCAATCACCTGCAGGTAGTACTCATGAGTCTGCAGCCAGGAGAAGAAATTGGTGAAGAAATACACAATGCCAATGATCAATTCTTTCGTTTTGAAAGTGGCAGCGGGAGATGTATAATCAACGGGAATATTTACAACGTAAAAAATGGGGATGCCATTGTTGTGCCTGCCGGAGCAAAGCATAATGTGATCAATACGGATGCTGAAAATGAATTAAAAATGTATACAATTTATGCCCCTCCGCATCACAGGGACGGCATCATACGTGCAACTAAAAAAGATGCAGAGGAAAATCCGGAAAAATTTGAAGGAACAACTACTGAGTAG
- a CDS encoding dimethylallyltransferase, with product MKVLMVLTSHSELGNTGKKTGFWIEEFAAPYYVLADAGAEITLASPKGGQPPIDPKSEDADAQTPATHRFDSDKDLKDKLAQTLPLNTVNEMHYDAVFYPGGHGPLWDLTNDHDSIKLIEDFVEHHKPVALVCHAPGVLMKVKSADGNPLVKGKAVTGFSNTEEAAVQLTDIVPYLVEDELKKLGGLYSKGPDWGSYILQDGLLITGQNPASSEEAAKLLLKVLAGEQ from the coding sequence ATGAAAGTATTAATGGTACTAACATCCCATAGTGAATTGGGAAACACAGGCAAGAAAACCGGATTCTGGATAGAGGAGTTTGCAGCACCTTATTACGTACTGGCTGATGCCGGAGCAGAAATAACGCTGGCATCACCTAAAGGCGGCCAACCGCCCATAGACCCCAAAAGTGAAGACGCGGATGCGCAAACACCCGCAACGCACAGATTTGATAGCGACAAGGATCTGAAAGATAAATTGGCGCAAACGCTTCCGCTAAACACGGTGAATGAAATGCATTACGATGCTGTATTCTATCCCGGCGGACACGGGCCATTGTGGGACCTCACTAATGATCATGACTCGATTAAATTGATTGAAGATTTTGTTGAGCACCACAAACCTGTTGCGCTTGTTTGCCACGCTCCGGGTGTGCTGATGAAAGTAAAAAGCGCCGATGGAAACCCATTGGTTAAAGGCAAAGCGGTTACCGGCTTTTCTAACACCGAAGAAGCGGCTGTTCAGTTAACTGATATTGTTCCCTACCTGGTGGAGGATGAGTTAAAGAAACTGGGCGGGCTATATAGCAAAGGGCCGGACTGGGGGTCTTACATCCTGCAAGACGGTTTATTGATCACCGGCCAAAACCCGGCATCCTCAGAAGAAGCCGCCAAATTATTGTTGAAAGTTTTAGCCGGCGAGCAATAA
- the pstB gene encoding phosphate ABC transporter ATP-binding protein (ATP-binding protein; PstABCS is an ATP dependent phosphate uptake system which is responsible for inorganic phosphate uptake during phosphate starvation) has translation MNNENIKLSAIEANLWFGSKQVLKNVNVDFPEKRITALIGPSGCGKSTLLRCFNRMHDLANEVRITGKFLLGDQDLYKGQLSATEVRRRIGMVFQQANPFPKSIYDNINYGLRINDIPNAERAEIIENALKESYIWDEVKDDLQKPATRLSGGQQQRLCIARAVALRPDVILMDEPCSALDPISTAKIEELILKLKKDYTIVIVTHNMQQAQRIADKTIFMYLGEIIETGDTRQVFNSPDHELTKNYVKGHFG, from the coding sequence ATGAATAATGAAAATATCAAATTATCGGCAATAGAAGCAAACCTGTGGTTTGGCAGCAAGCAGGTACTAAAAAACGTTAACGTGGATTTCCCGGAAAAAAGAATTACCGCACTTATTGGCCCGTCGGGTTGTGGCAAAAGCACCCTGCTCAGATGCTTTAACCGGATGCACGATCTTGCGAACGAGGTTAGGATAACGGGGAAATTTCTATTAGGAGACCAGGATCTTTACAAGGGCCAGCTCTCTGCTACGGAAGTTCGCAGACGTATCGGCATGGTGTTTCAACAGGCTAATCCTTTCCCCAAAAGTATTTACGATAATATAAACTATGGTTTAAGGATCAACGATATCCCGAATGCAGAACGTGCTGAGATTATCGAAAATGCATTAAAGGAAAGTTATATCTGGGATGAGGTGAAAGATGACCTCCAAAAGCCAGCTACCAGGTTATCCGGGGGGCAGCAGCAGCGATTGTGTATTGCCCGGGCTGTAGCGCTGCGGCCCGATGTGATACTGATGGATGAACCATGTTCTGCGTTAGACCCCATCAGCACCGCAAAGATCGAAGAACTGATCCTAAAGCTCAAAAAAGACTACACCATCGTGATCGTTACCCACAATATGCAACAGGCGCAGCGCATTGCAGATAAAACTATTTTTATGTACCTGGGAGAAATTATTGAGACGGGTGATACGCGGCAAGTTTTTAACTCACCTGATCATGAACTAACAAAAAACTATGTGAAGGGGCATTTTGGATAA
- a CDS encoding phosphate ABC transporter, permease protein PstA encodes MIKKITPFVEWGTLLVSTGLVCFFLVAILWDLISKGASSLSWGFISTSPTDGMTKGGILPAIIGTVLLTLITALMAAPFGICCAVYLNEYAADNWLTRIIRASIRNLAGVPSIIYGLFGLALFVQGLHMGTSLLAAGLTLGLLSLPYIIITTEEALRRIPNRMREAALAVGATKFESIRDVVLPSAVPGMLTGLVLTLSRAAGETAPILFTGVAFYINKPAGYLNQEFMTLPYHLYMLSTQHQAIEQVRPLAYGTALVLIIVVFFLNLTAFYIRYQHSKHE; translated from the coding sequence ATGATCAAGAAAATAACACCGTTTGTGGAATGGGGTACGCTGTTGGTGAGTACAGGCCTGGTGTGCTTTTTTCTCGTGGCTATCCTGTGGGATCTGATCAGTAAAGGGGCCTCCTCTTTGTCCTGGGGATTCATCAGCACGTCACCTACCGATGGTATGACTAAAGGCGGCATTCTCCCTGCCATCATCGGCACTGTTCTACTTACTTTGATCACGGCGCTGATGGCAGCACCCTTTGGTATTTGCTGTGCCGTTTACCTGAATGAGTATGCTGCAGACAATTGGCTCACCCGGATCATCAGGGCTTCCATTCGTAATTTGGCCGGTGTACCATCAATTATATACGGCCTGTTCGGGTTAGCATTATTTGTACAGGGCCTGCATATGGGCACCTCGCTCCTCGCCGCAGGCTTAACGCTGGGTTTACTTTCACTGCCCTATATTATCATTACTACAGAAGAAGCTCTGCGTCGTATACCCAACCGCATGAGGGAGGCCGCTTTGGCAGTTGGGGCTACCAAATTTGAATCTATACGGGATGTGGTGCTGCCCTCTGCCGTACCTGGTATGCTAACCGGCCTGGTATTGACGCTCTCCCGGGCTGCCGGAGAAACTGCGCCTATACTTTTTACAGGCGTTGCTTTTTATATCAATAAGCCCGCGGGCTATTTAAACCAGGAGTTTATGACACTTCCTTATCACCTTTATATGCTATCCACTCAGCACCAGGCTATTGAGCAGGTAAGGCCTTTAGCTTATGGCACGGCGCTGGTATTGATCATCGTAGTGTTCTTTTTAAACCTAACCGCTTTTTACATCCGTTATCAGCATAGTAAGCATGAATAA
- a CDS encoding NADP-dependent oxidoreductase, giving the protein MNRVIVLYRRPAGKPSLSDFKTNTEEIPTADDGEVLLKTRYVSVDPYLRGRMNDTESYIPPFELEKPIQSGIIAEVIDSNNTSFKIGDFVLGNLDWKEYQVSGGSGLRVIPNDPAYLTAYLGILGMTGLTAYLGLTNIGVPKPGETLVVSGAAGAVGSVAGQVGKLLGCRVVGLAGSDEKVTLLKTKFNFDEAINYRNTIDLGQAILAACPNGVDIYFDNVGGKISDDVLSNINKHARIPLCGAISLYNHPERTMGPYIQPVLVKKSALIQGFIVSDFSAQFPEATKQLTAWLMEGKLTYKETIYEGFDNIPQAFLDLFEGSNEGKMIVKI; this is encoded by the coding sequence ATGAATAGAGTTATTGTCCTTTACAGGAGACCGGCAGGGAAACCCTCCCTCAGTGATTTCAAGACTAATACAGAAGAAATACCAACTGCCGATGATGGTGAAGTGTTGCTGAAAACCCGTTATGTTTCGGTAGATCCTTACCTGCGTGGAAGGATGAATGATACAGAATCATATATCCCTCCATTTGAATTAGAGAAACCAATACAATCGGGCATCATAGCCGAGGTGATTGATTCTAATAACACGAGCTTTAAAATAGGCGACTTTGTTTTGGGCAATCTGGATTGGAAGGAGTACCAGGTATCGGGCGGGAGCGGTTTAAGGGTAATTCCGAATGATCCCGCTTATTTAACGGCCTACCTGGGTATTTTGGGTATGACGGGGCTCACCGCTTATTTAGGGCTCACCAATATTGGCGTACCAAAGCCTGGGGAAACTTTAGTTGTATCGGGGGCAGCCGGTGCTGTTGGCAGCGTAGCAGGGCAAGTGGGTAAGCTGCTTGGGTGCAGGGTTGTTGGCCTTGCTGGTTCGGATGAGAAGGTGACGCTGCTTAAAACAAAGTTTAATTTTGATGAAGCGATCAATTATAGAAATACGATAGATCTGGGTCAGGCCATTCTGGCGGCCTGCCCTAACGGGGTTGATATATATTTTGATAACGTGGGCGGCAAAATATCTGATGATGTATTGAGTAATATAAATAAACACGCAAGAATCCCATTGTGCGGCGCGATTTCATTATACAACCATCCTGAACGGACAATGGGCCCTTATATACAACCTGTTCTTGTTAAAAAAAGCGCACTGATACAGGGGTTTATTGTCAGTGATTTCTCAGCCCAATTCCCGGAAGCAACAAAACAACTAACGGCCTGGCTCATGGAGGGTAAACTTACTTACAAAGAAACTATATATGAAGGCTTTGACAATATTCCACAAGCATTTCTGGATCTGTTTGAAGGCAGCAATGAAGGGAAAATGATCGTTAAAATATGA
- a CDS encoding phosphate ABC transporter permease subunit PstC, which yields MKLAFREKTDQFARLLFGMTGLMVIAILAGIFLMLLWNTVAFFLKITPWDFITGTQWAPSGNPANYGMLPLLVSTTLVTFGAMCIAIPLGIGTAAFLSDYAGNKLKSILKPAIEMLASVPSVAIGFLGIVVLGPGIAGITSQSNGLNALNGAVLLAIMSLPTIITITQDALQGVPNAYKEASYSVGANRWQTLVQVTIPAAAPGILAAVMLGVGRAIGETMTVLMATGNASAFPKGFFHSVRTMTATIAIEMGEVPYQTTHYYALFAIAAVLFLMTLVVNVVGEHFVNKYRKYQAV from the coding sequence ATGAAGTTAGCATTCAGAGAGAAAACGGATCAGTTTGCCAGGTTACTTTTCGGGATGACCGGCCTTATGGTGATCGCAATACTGGCCGGGATATTCTTAATGTTGCTGTGGAATACGGTGGCGTTCTTTTTGAAAATAACACCCTGGGATTTTATCACTGGCACCCAGTGGGCTCCATCGGGAAACCCAGCTAACTATGGTATGCTGCCATTGCTGGTAAGTACCACGCTGGTCACTTTCGGGGCAATGTGCATTGCTATTCCTTTGGGTATTGGCACTGCTGCTTTTCTGTCAGACTATGCCGGCAATAAGCTGAAAAGCATTTTAAAACCGGCCATAGAGATGCTGGCATCCGTACCCTCTGTGGCAATAGGGTTTTTAGGTATTGTTGTGCTTGGGCCTGGTATTGCGGGCATAACCAGCCAGTCCAACGGATTAAACGCATTAAACGGGGCTGTTTTACTAGCCATTATGTCGCTGCCCACCATCATCACCATTACCCAGGACGCGCTGCAGGGAGTACCCAACGCTTATAAAGAAGCCAGCTACAGCGTTGGCGCCAACCGCTGGCAAACGTTGGTGCAGGTAACTATACCTGCTGCGGCCCCGGGCATACTTGCCGCTGTGATGCTGGGAGTTGGCCGTGCCATTGGTGAAACCATGACCGTGCTGATGGCCACGGGCAACGCCTCTGCATTTCCAAAAGGATTTTTCCATTCGGTACGTACCATGACGGCTACTATAGCGATAGAAATGGGTGAAGTACCCTATCAAACAACCCATTATTACGCACTGTTCGCTATTGCTGCCGTACTGTTTTTAATGACGTTGGTAGTTAATGTTGTAGGAGAACATTTTGTTAATAAATACCGCAAATACCAGGCTGTATGA